A portion of the Macaca thibetana thibetana isolate TM-01 chromosome 9, ASM2454274v1, whole genome shotgun sequence genome contains these proteins:
- the PDZD7 gene encoding PDZ domain-containing protein 7 isoform X2 yields MAQGFAVGFDPLGLGDLSSGSLSSLSSRGHLGSDSGSTATRYLLRKQQRLLSGPPRGIRASSPMGRVILINSPIEANSDESDIIHSVRVEKSPAGRLGFSVRGGSEHGLGIFVSKVEEGSSAERAGLCVGDKITEVNGLSLESITMGSAVKVLTGSSHLHMMVRRMGRVPGIKFSKEKTTWVDVVNRRLVVEKCGSTPSDTSSEDGVRRIVHLYTTSDDFCLGFNIRGGKEFGLGIYVSKVDHGGLAEENGIKVGDKVLAANGVRFDDISHSQAVEVLKGQTHIMLTIKETGRYPAYKEMVSEYCWLDRLSNGVPQQLSPASESSSSVSSCASSAPYSSGSLPSDRLDNCLGPEEPGGRGPGCGRADTAMQTEPDAGGRVETWCSVRPTVILRDTAIRSDSPHHGRRLDSALSESPKTALLLALSRPRPPITRSQSHLTLWEEKKQRKKEKSGSPGEKGALQRSKTLMNLFFKGGRQGRLAGDGRREAWTLDSGIPAKACPHLDIEKAGGVGPVQKFVTWRLRRDRERGQALLSARSRSPCSQLPNVDEQVQAWESRRPLIQDLAQRLLTDDEVLAVTRHCSRYVHEGGVEDLVRPLLAILDRPEKLLLLRDIRSVVAPTDLGRFDSMVMPVELEAFEALKSRAVRPPALRPARQDTPPKRHLITPVPDSRGGFYLLPVNGFPEEEDDGELRERLGGLKVSPSASAPRHPHKGIPPLQDVPVDAFTPRRSACTPPPQPPPVAPRPPRPNWLLTEPLSREHPPHGQVRGQAQNHSRSRSRSRSRSSRGQGKSPGRRSPSPAPTPAPSMANGRYHKPRKARPPLPRSLDGEAAKVGAKQGPSENGTEGTAEEAAMKTPSGELKTVTLSKMKQSLGISISGGIESKVQPMVKIEKIFPGGAAFLSGALQAGFELVAVDGESLEQVTHQRAVDTIRRAYRNKAREPMELVVRVPRPSPRPSLSDSSALTDEGLPADHSPAHQPLDAVPVPAH; encoded by the exons ATGGCGCAGGGTTTCGCAGTGGGCTTCGACCCACTGGGCCTAGGAGACCTAAGCTCCGGCTCTCTGAGCTCCCTCTCCTCCCGAGGCCACCTAGGCAGCGACTCAGGCTCCACCGCAACGCGATACCTGCTAAGGAAGCAGCAACGGCTGCTGAGCGGGCCCCCCCGCGGAATCCGAGCCTCATCGCCCATGGGACGCGTCATCCTCATCAACTCACCCATCGAAG CCAACAGTGATGAAAGTGACATCATCCATTCAGTCCGGGTGGAGAAGAGTccagcagggaggctgggctTCAGCGTGCGTGGGGGCTCAGAGCATGGCCTGGGCATCTTCGTCAGCAAAGTGGAGGAAGGCAGCAGTGCAG AGCGGGCTGGCCTGTGCGTGGGGGACAAGATCACGGAAGTGAACGGGCTAAGCCTGGAGAGCATCACCATGGGTAGCGCTGTGAAGGTGCTGACGGGCAGCAGCCACCTGCACATGATGGTGCGGCGTATGGGCCGCGTGCCAGGCATCAAGTTCTCCAAGGAGAAGACCACGTG GGTGGATGTGGTGAATCGGCGCCTGGTAGTGGAGAAGTGCGGTTCGACACCGTCCGACACCAGCTCAGAAGATGGTGTCCGGCGCATCGTCCACCTATACACAACCTCTGACGACTTCTGCCTGGGCTTCAACATCCGTGGGGGCAAGGAGTTTGGCTTGGGCATCTACGTGTCCAA AGTGGACCATGGTGGGCTGGCCGAGGAGAACGGCATCAAGGTGGGGGACAAGGTCCTGGCGGCCAACGGTGTCAGGTTTGACGACATCAGCCACAGCCAGGCCGTGGAGGTGCTGAAGGGCCAAACGCACATCATGCTGACCATCAAG GAGACCGGCCGGTACCCTGCCTACAAAGAGATGGTTTCTGAGTACTGCTGGCTGGACCGAC TGAGCAACGGGGTGCCGCAGCAGCTGTCCCCGGCCTCTGAGAGCAGCTCCAGCGTCTCTTCGTGCGCCTCCAGCGCCCCCTACAGCTCAGGCTCCCTGCCCTCGGACCGCCTGGACAACTGCTTGGGGCCGGAGGAGCCCGGCGGCCGCGGCCCAGGCTGCGGGCGGGCCGACACAGCCATGCAGACGGAGCCTGATGCCGGGGGCCGGGTGGAGACCTGGTGCAGCGTGCGGCCCACAGTCATCCTCAGGGACACCGCCATCCGCTCGGACAGCCCCCACCACGGCCGCCGCCTTGACTCTGCCCTCTCTGAGTCCCCCAAGACGGCCTTGCTACTGGCCCTCAGCCGACCCCGGCCCCCTATTACGCGCTCCCAGAGCCACCTGACCTTGTGGG AGGAGAAGAAGCAGCGGAAGAAGGAGAAGTCAGGGTCCCCTGGGGAGAAGGGTGCCCTGCAGCGCTCCAAGACGCTGATGAACCTCTTCTTCAAGGGAGGGCGTCAGGGGAGGCTAGCAGGGGATGGGCGCAGAGAGGCCTGGACACTGGACAGCGGGATCCCGGCCAAAGCTTGCCCTCACCTGGACATAGAGAAAG CAGGGGGCGTGGGCCCGGTGCAGAAGTTTGTCACCTGGAGACTGAGACGCG ACCGGGAGAGGGGCCAGGCCCTGCTGTCTGCCAGGTCCAGGAGTCCCTGCAGCCAGCTGCCCAATGTGGATGAGCAGGTTCAGGCCTGGGAGAGCCGGCGGCCCCTCATTCAGGACCTGGCCCAAAGGCTGCTGACTGATGATGAGGTGCTGGCTGTCACCCGCCACTGCTCCCGG TATGTGCATGAGGGAGGTGTGGAGGACCTGGTGAGGCCCCTGCTGGCCATCCTGGACAGGCCCgagaagctgctgctgctgcgggACATCAG GAGTGTGGTGGCCCCCACAGACCTGGGCCGCTTTGACAGCATGGTGATGCCTGTGGAGCTGGAGGCTTTTGAGGCCCTCAAGAGCAGAGCAG TCCGGCCTCCtgctttgagaccagcccggcagGACACACCGCCCAAGCGTCACCTTATCACCCCCGTGCCTG ACAGCCGCGGAGGCTTCTACCTGCTGCCGGTGAACGGCTTCCCGGAAGAGGAAGATGATGGGGAGCTGAGGGAGCGGCTGGGGGGCCTCAAGGTCTCCCCGAGTGCCTCTGCCCCTCGCCACCCTCATAAAGGGATCCCCCCTCTCCAAGACGTGCCAGTAGATGCCTTCACCCCCCGCCGAAGTGCCTGCACACCCCCTCCCCAGCCACCCCCTGTGGCTCCCCGGCCCCCGCGGCCTAACTGGCTGCTGACAGAACCCCTGAGCCGAGAGCACCCTCCACATGGCCAGGTCCGGGGCCAGGCTCAGAACCACAGCCGCAGCCGCAGCCGCAGCCGCAGCCGCAGCAGCCGGGGTCAAGGCAAGTCTCCGGGTAGACGCTCCCCGTCCCCTGCGCCTACCCCTGCCCCCAGCATGGCCAATGGGCGCTACCACAAGCCTCGGAAGGCCAGGCCCCCTCTACCACGATCTCTGGATGGGGAGGCAGCCAAGGTGGGGGCCAAGCAAGGGCCCTCGGAGAATGGAACTGAGGGGACGGCCGAGGAGGCAGCCATGAAGACCCCCAGTGGCGAGCTGAAGACAGTGACACTGTCCAAGATGAAGCAGTCCTTAG GCATCAGCATTTCTGGGGGCATTGAGTCCAAGGTGCAGCCCATGGTGAAGATAGAGAAGATCTTCCCTGGGGGGGCCGCCTTCCTCAGTGGGGCCCTGCAG GCTGGTTTCGAGCTTGTGGCAGTGGACGGAGAGAGTCTGGAGCAGGTGACCCACCAGCGTGCAGTAGACACTATCCGTCGGGCTTATCGAAACAAGGCCCGGGAGCCCATGGAGCTTGTGGTCAGGGTCCCCAGGCCCAGCCCACGGCCCTCACTCTCTGACTCATCAGCCCTTACTGATGAGGGCCTTCCTGCTGACCACTCGCCTGCCCACCAACCCCTTGATGCTGTTCCAGTTCCTGCCCACTAG
- the PDZD7 gene encoding PDZ domain-containing protein 7 isoform X1 yields the protein MAQGFAVGFDPLGLGDLSSGSLSSLSSRGHLGSDSGSTATRYLLRKQQRLLSGPPRGIRASSPMGRVILINSPIEANSDESDIIHSVRVEKSPAGRLGFSVRGGSEHGLGIFVSKVEEGSSAERAGLCVGDKITEVNGLSLESITMGSAVKVLTGSSHLHMMVRRMGRVPGIKFSKEKTTWVDVVNRRLVVEKCGSTPSDTSSEDGVRRIVHLYTTSDDFCLGFNIRGGKEFGLGIYVSKVDHGGLAEENGIKVGDKVLAANGVRFDDISHSQAVEVLKGQTHIMLTIKETGRYPAYKEMVSEYCWLDRLSNGVPQQLSPASESSSSVSSCASSAPYSSGSLPSDRLDNCLGPEEPGGRGPGCGRADTAMQTEPDAGGRVETWCSVRPTVILRDTAIRSDSPHHGRRLDSALSESPKTALLLALSRPRPPITRSQSHLTLWEEKKQRKKEKSGSPGEKGALQRSKTLMNLFFKGGRQGRLAGDGRREAWTLDSGIPAKACPHLDIEKGLPGPSPSLFPQLPRPCPLLVLLPPLWLLLYLLPRLLFFPPSPEAGGVGPVQKFVTWRLRRDRERGQALLSARSRSPCSQLPNVDEQVQAWESRRPLIQDLAQRLLTDDEVLAVTRHCSRYVHEGGVEDLVRPLLAILDRPEKLLLLRDIRSVVAPTDLGRFDSMVMPVELEAFEALKSRAVRPPALRPARQDTPPKRHLITPVPDSRGGFYLLPVNGFPEEEDDGELRERLGGLKVSPSASAPRHPHKGIPPLQDVPVDAFTPRRSACTPPPQPPPVAPRPPRPNWLLTEPLSREHPPHGQVRGQAQNHSRSRSRSRSRSSRGQGKSPGRRSPSPAPTPAPSMANGRYHKPRKARPPLPRSLDGEAAKVGAKQGPSENGTEGTAEEAAMKTPSGELKTVTLSKMKQSLGISISGGIESKVQPMVKIEKIFPGGAAFLSGALQAGFELVAVDGESLEQVTHQRAVDTIRRAYRNKAREPMELVVRVPRPSPRPSLSDSSALTDEGLPADHSPAHQPLDAVPVPAH from the exons ATGGCGCAGGGTTTCGCAGTGGGCTTCGACCCACTGGGCCTAGGAGACCTAAGCTCCGGCTCTCTGAGCTCCCTCTCCTCCCGAGGCCACCTAGGCAGCGACTCAGGCTCCACCGCAACGCGATACCTGCTAAGGAAGCAGCAACGGCTGCTGAGCGGGCCCCCCCGCGGAATCCGAGCCTCATCGCCCATGGGACGCGTCATCCTCATCAACTCACCCATCGAAG CCAACAGTGATGAAAGTGACATCATCCATTCAGTCCGGGTGGAGAAGAGTccagcagggaggctgggctTCAGCGTGCGTGGGGGCTCAGAGCATGGCCTGGGCATCTTCGTCAGCAAAGTGGAGGAAGGCAGCAGTGCAG AGCGGGCTGGCCTGTGCGTGGGGGACAAGATCACGGAAGTGAACGGGCTAAGCCTGGAGAGCATCACCATGGGTAGCGCTGTGAAGGTGCTGACGGGCAGCAGCCACCTGCACATGATGGTGCGGCGTATGGGCCGCGTGCCAGGCATCAAGTTCTCCAAGGAGAAGACCACGTG GGTGGATGTGGTGAATCGGCGCCTGGTAGTGGAGAAGTGCGGTTCGACACCGTCCGACACCAGCTCAGAAGATGGTGTCCGGCGCATCGTCCACCTATACACAACCTCTGACGACTTCTGCCTGGGCTTCAACATCCGTGGGGGCAAGGAGTTTGGCTTGGGCATCTACGTGTCCAA AGTGGACCATGGTGGGCTGGCCGAGGAGAACGGCATCAAGGTGGGGGACAAGGTCCTGGCGGCCAACGGTGTCAGGTTTGACGACATCAGCCACAGCCAGGCCGTGGAGGTGCTGAAGGGCCAAACGCACATCATGCTGACCATCAAG GAGACCGGCCGGTACCCTGCCTACAAAGAGATGGTTTCTGAGTACTGCTGGCTGGACCGAC TGAGCAACGGGGTGCCGCAGCAGCTGTCCCCGGCCTCTGAGAGCAGCTCCAGCGTCTCTTCGTGCGCCTCCAGCGCCCCCTACAGCTCAGGCTCCCTGCCCTCGGACCGCCTGGACAACTGCTTGGGGCCGGAGGAGCCCGGCGGCCGCGGCCCAGGCTGCGGGCGGGCCGACACAGCCATGCAGACGGAGCCTGATGCCGGGGGCCGGGTGGAGACCTGGTGCAGCGTGCGGCCCACAGTCATCCTCAGGGACACCGCCATCCGCTCGGACAGCCCCCACCACGGCCGCCGCCTTGACTCTGCCCTCTCTGAGTCCCCCAAGACGGCCTTGCTACTGGCCCTCAGCCGACCCCGGCCCCCTATTACGCGCTCCCAGAGCCACCTGACCTTGTGGG AGGAGAAGAAGCAGCGGAAGAAGGAGAAGTCAGGGTCCCCTGGGGAGAAGGGTGCCCTGCAGCGCTCCAAGACGCTGATGAACCTCTTCTTCAAGGGAGGGCGTCAGGGGAGGCTAGCAGGGGATGGGCGCAGAGAGGCCTGGACACTGGACAGCGGGATCCCGGCCAAAGCTTGCCCTCACCTGGACATAGAGAAAG GGCTGCCTGGCccctctccatctctcttcccacagctcccaaggccctgccctctgctggttctcctcccacctctctgGCTACTCCTCTATCTCCTTCCAAGGCTCCTCTTTTTCCCTCCGTCCCCTGAAG CAGGGGGCGTGGGCCCGGTGCAGAAGTTTGTCACCTGGAGACTGAGACGCG ACCGGGAGAGGGGCCAGGCCCTGCTGTCTGCCAGGTCCAGGAGTCCCTGCAGCCAGCTGCCCAATGTGGATGAGCAGGTTCAGGCCTGGGAGAGCCGGCGGCCCCTCATTCAGGACCTGGCCCAAAGGCTGCTGACTGATGATGAGGTGCTGGCTGTCACCCGCCACTGCTCCCGG TATGTGCATGAGGGAGGTGTGGAGGACCTGGTGAGGCCCCTGCTGGCCATCCTGGACAGGCCCgagaagctgctgctgctgcgggACATCAG GAGTGTGGTGGCCCCCACAGACCTGGGCCGCTTTGACAGCATGGTGATGCCTGTGGAGCTGGAGGCTTTTGAGGCCCTCAAGAGCAGAGCAG TCCGGCCTCCtgctttgagaccagcccggcagGACACACCGCCCAAGCGTCACCTTATCACCCCCGTGCCTG ACAGCCGCGGAGGCTTCTACCTGCTGCCGGTGAACGGCTTCCCGGAAGAGGAAGATGATGGGGAGCTGAGGGAGCGGCTGGGGGGCCTCAAGGTCTCCCCGAGTGCCTCTGCCCCTCGCCACCCTCATAAAGGGATCCCCCCTCTCCAAGACGTGCCAGTAGATGCCTTCACCCCCCGCCGAAGTGCCTGCACACCCCCTCCCCAGCCACCCCCTGTGGCTCCCCGGCCCCCGCGGCCTAACTGGCTGCTGACAGAACCCCTGAGCCGAGAGCACCCTCCACATGGCCAGGTCCGGGGCCAGGCTCAGAACCACAGCCGCAGCCGCAGCCGCAGCCGCAGCCGCAGCAGCCGGGGTCAAGGCAAGTCTCCGGGTAGACGCTCCCCGTCCCCTGCGCCTACCCCTGCCCCCAGCATGGCCAATGGGCGCTACCACAAGCCTCGGAAGGCCAGGCCCCCTCTACCACGATCTCTGGATGGGGAGGCAGCCAAGGTGGGGGCCAAGCAAGGGCCCTCGGAGAATGGAACTGAGGGGACGGCCGAGGAGGCAGCCATGAAGACCCCCAGTGGCGAGCTGAAGACAGTGACACTGTCCAAGATGAAGCAGTCCTTAG GCATCAGCATTTCTGGGGGCATTGAGTCCAAGGTGCAGCCCATGGTGAAGATAGAGAAGATCTTCCCTGGGGGGGCCGCCTTCCTCAGTGGGGCCCTGCAG GCTGGTTTCGAGCTTGTGGCAGTGGACGGAGAGAGTCTGGAGCAGGTGACCCACCAGCGTGCAGTAGACACTATCCGTCGGGCTTATCGAAACAAGGCCCGGGAGCCCATGGAGCTTGTGGTCAGGGTCCCCAGGCCCAGCCCACGGCCCTCACTCTCTGACTCATCAGCCCTTACTGATGAGGGCCTTCCTGCTGACCACTCGCCTGCCCACCAACCCCTTGATGCTGTTCCAGTTCCTGCCCACTAG
- the PDZD7 gene encoding PDZ domain-containing protein 7 isoform X3: protein MAQGFAVGFDPLGLGDLSSGSLSSLSSRGHLGSDSGSTATRYLLRKQQRLLSGPPRGIRASSPMGRVILINSPIEANSDESDIIHSVRVEKSPAGRLGFSVRGGSEHGLGIFVSKVEEGSSAERAGLCVGDKITEVNGLSLESITMGSAVKVLTGSSHLHMMVRRMGRVPGIKFSKEKTTWVDVVNRRLVVEKCGSTPSDTSSEDGVRRIVHLYTTSDDFCLGFNIRGGKEFGLGIYVSKVDHGGLAEENGIKVGDKVLAANGVRFDDISHSQAVEVLKGQTHIMLTIKETGRYPAYKEMVSEYCWLDRLSNGVPQQLSPASESSSSVSSCASSAPYSSGSLPSDRLDNCLGPEEPGGRGPGCGRADTAMQTEPDAGGRVETWCSVRPTVILRDTAIRSDSPHHGRRLDSALSESPKTALLLALSRPRPPITRSQSHLTLWEEKKQRKKEKSGSPGEKGALQRSKTLMNLFFKGGRQGRLAGDGRREAWTLDSGIPAKACPHLDIEKGLPGPSPSLFPQLPRPCPLLVLLPPLWLLLYLLPRLLFFPPSPEAGGVGPVQKFVTWRLRRDRERGQALLSARSRSPCSQLPNVDEQVQAWESRRPLIQDLAQRLLTDDEVLAVTRHCSRLTGRRARQSLEPKHPW, encoded by the exons ATGGCGCAGGGTTTCGCAGTGGGCTTCGACCCACTGGGCCTAGGAGACCTAAGCTCCGGCTCTCTGAGCTCCCTCTCCTCCCGAGGCCACCTAGGCAGCGACTCAGGCTCCACCGCAACGCGATACCTGCTAAGGAAGCAGCAACGGCTGCTGAGCGGGCCCCCCCGCGGAATCCGAGCCTCATCGCCCATGGGACGCGTCATCCTCATCAACTCACCCATCGAAG CCAACAGTGATGAAAGTGACATCATCCATTCAGTCCGGGTGGAGAAGAGTccagcagggaggctgggctTCAGCGTGCGTGGGGGCTCAGAGCATGGCCTGGGCATCTTCGTCAGCAAAGTGGAGGAAGGCAGCAGTGCAG AGCGGGCTGGCCTGTGCGTGGGGGACAAGATCACGGAAGTGAACGGGCTAAGCCTGGAGAGCATCACCATGGGTAGCGCTGTGAAGGTGCTGACGGGCAGCAGCCACCTGCACATGATGGTGCGGCGTATGGGCCGCGTGCCAGGCATCAAGTTCTCCAAGGAGAAGACCACGTG GGTGGATGTGGTGAATCGGCGCCTGGTAGTGGAGAAGTGCGGTTCGACACCGTCCGACACCAGCTCAGAAGATGGTGTCCGGCGCATCGTCCACCTATACACAACCTCTGACGACTTCTGCCTGGGCTTCAACATCCGTGGGGGCAAGGAGTTTGGCTTGGGCATCTACGTGTCCAA AGTGGACCATGGTGGGCTGGCCGAGGAGAACGGCATCAAGGTGGGGGACAAGGTCCTGGCGGCCAACGGTGTCAGGTTTGACGACATCAGCCACAGCCAGGCCGTGGAGGTGCTGAAGGGCCAAACGCACATCATGCTGACCATCAAG GAGACCGGCCGGTACCCTGCCTACAAAGAGATGGTTTCTGAGTACTGCTGGCTGGACCGAC TGAGCAACGGGGTGCCGCAGCAGCTGTCCCCGGCCTCTGAGAGCAGCTCCAGCGTCTCTTCGTGCGCCTCCAGCGCCCCCTACAGCTCAGGCTCCCTGCCCTCGGACCGCCTGGACAACTGCTTGGGGCCGGAGGAGCCCGGCGGCCGCGGCCCAGGCTGCGGGCGGGCCGACACAGCCATGCAGACGGAGCCTGATGCCGGGGGCCGGGTGGAGACCTGGTGCAGCGTGCGGCCCACAGTCATCCTCAGGGACACCGCCATCCGCTCGGACAGCCCCCACCACGGCCGCCGCCTTGACTCTGCCCTCTCTGAGTCCCCCAAGACGGCCTTGCTACTGGCCCTCAGCCGACCCCGGCCCCCTATTACGCGCTCCCAGAGCCACCTGACCTTGTGGG AGGAGAAGAAGCAGCGGAAGAAGGAGAAGTCAGGGTCCCCTGGGGAGAAGGGTGCCCTGCAGCGCTCCAAGACGCTGATGAACCTCTTCTTCAAGGGAGGGCGTCAGGGGAGGCTAGCAGGGGATGGGCGCAGAGAGGCCTGGACACTGGACAGCGGGATCCCGGCCAAAGCTTGCCCTCACCTGGACATAGAGAAAG GGCTGCCTGGCccctctccatctctcttcccacagctcccaaggccctgccctctgctggttctcctcccacctctctgGCTACTCCTCTATCTCCTTCCAAGGCTCCTCTTTTTCCCTCCGTCCCCTGAAG CAGGGGGCGTGGGCCCGGTGCAGAAGTTTGTCACCTGGAGACTGAGACGCG ACCGGGAGAGGGGCCAGGCCCTGCTGTCTGCCAGGTCCAGGAGTCCCTGCAGCCAGCTGCCCAATGTGGATGAGCAGGTTCAGGCCTGGGAGAGCCGGCGGCCCCTCATTCAGGACCTGGCCCAAAGGCTGCTGACTGATGATGAGGTGCTGGCTGTCACCCGCCACTGCTCCCGG CTCACAGGAAGAAGAGCTAGACAATCACTAGAACCAAAACACCCATGGTGA
- the PDZD7 gene encoding PDZ domain-containing protein 7 isoform X4 yields MAQGFAVGFDPLGLGDLSSGSLSSLSSRGHLGSDSGSTATRYLLRKQQRLLSGPPRGIRASSPMGRVILINSPIEANSDESDIIHSVRVEKSPAGRLGFSVRGGSEHGLGIFVSKVEEGSSAERAGLCVGDKITEVNGLSLESITMGSAVKVLTGSSHLHMMVRRMGRVPGIKFSKEKTTWVDVVNRRLVVEKCGSTPSDTSSEDGVRRIVHLYTTSDDFCLGFNIRGGKEFGLGIYVSKVDHGGLAEENGIKVGDKVLAANGVRFDDISHSQAVEVLKGQTHIMLTIKETGRYPAYKEMVSEYCWLDRLSNGVPQQLSPASESSSSVSSCASSAPYSSGSLPSDRLDNCLGPEEPGGRGPGCGRADTAMQTEPDAGGRVETWCSVRPTVILRDTAIRSDSPHHGRRLDSALSESPKTALLLALSRPRPPITRSQSHLTLWEEKKQRKKEKSGSPGEKGALQRSKTLMNLFFKGGRQGRLAGDGRREAWTLDSGIPAKACPHLDIEKGLPGPSPSLFPQLPRPCPLLVLLPPLWLLLYLLPRLLFFPPSPEGGVGPVQKFVTWRLRRGNSCIPLPRPGLQ; encoded by the exons ATGGCGCAGGGTTTCGCAGTGGGCTTCGACCCACTGGGCCTAGGAGACCTAAGCTCCGGCTCTCTGAGCTCCCTCTCCTCCCGAGGCCACCTAGGCAGCGACTCAGGCTCCACCGCAACGCGATACCTGCTAAGGAAGCAGCAACGGCTGCTGAGCGGGCCCCCCCGCGGAATCCGAGCCTCATCGCCCATGGGACGCGTCATCCTCATCAACTCACCCATCGAAG CCAACAGTGATGAAAGTGACATCATCCATTCAGTCCGGGTGGAGAAGAGTccagcagggaggctgggctTCAGCGTGCGTGGGGGCTCAGAGCATGGCCTGGGCATCTTCGTCAGCAAAGTGGAGGAAGGCAGCAGTGCAG AGCGGGCTGGCCTGTGCGTGGGGGACAAGATCACGGAAGTGAACGGGCTAAGCCTGGAGAGCATCACCATGGGTAGCGCTGTGAAGGTGCTGACGGGCAGCAGCCACCTGCACATGATGGTGCGGCGTATGGGCCGCGTGCCAGGCATCAAGTTCTCCAAGGAGAAGACCACGTG GGTGGATGTGGTGAATCGGCGCCTGGTAGTGGAGAAGTGCGGTTCGACACCGTCCGACACCAGCTCAGAAGATGGTGTCCGGCGCATCGTCCACCTATACACAACCTCTGACGACTTCTGCCTGGGCTTCAACATCCGTGGGGGCAAGGAGTTTGGCTTGGGCATCTACGTGTCCAA AGTGGACCATGGTGGGCTGGCCGAGGAGAACGGCATCAAGGTGGGGGACAAGGTCCTGGCGGCCAACGGTGTCAGGTTTGACGACATCAGCCACAGCCAGGCCGTGGAGGTGCTGAAGGGCCAAACGCACATCATGCTGACCATCAAG GAGACCGGCCGGTACCCTGCCTACAAAGAGATGGTTTCTGAGTACTGCTGGCTGGACCGAC TGAGCAACGGGGTGCCGCAGCAGCTGTCCCCGGCCTCTGAGAGCAGCTCCAGCGTCTCTTCGTGCGCCTCCAGCGCCCCCTACAGCTCAGGCTCCCTGCCCTCGGACCGCCTGGACAACTGCTTGGGGCCGGAGGAGCCCGGCGGCCGCGGCCCAGGCTGCGGGCGGGCCGACACAGCCATGCAGACGGAGCCTGATGCCGGGGGCCGGGTGGAGACCTGGTGCAGCGTGCGGCCCACAGTCATCCTCAGGGACACCGCCATCCGCTCGGACAGCCCCCACCACGGCCGCCGCCTTGACTCTGCCCTCTCTGAGTCCCCCAAGACGGCCTTGCTACTGGCCCTCAGCCGACCCCGGCCCCCTATTACGCGCTCCCAGAGCCACCTGACCTTGTGGG AGGAGAAGAAGCAGCGGAAGAAGGAGAAGTCAGGGTCCCCTGGGGAGAAGGGTGCCCTGCAGCGCTCCAAGACGCTGATGAACCTCTTCTTCAAGGGAGGGCGTCAGGGGAGGCTAGCAGGGGATGGGCGCAGAGAGGCCTGGACACTGGACAGCGGGATCCCGGCCAAAGCTTGCCCTCACCTGGACATAGAGAAAG GGCTGCCTGGCccctctccatctctcttcccacagctcccaaggccctgccctctgctggttctcctcccacctctctgGCTACTCCTCTATCTCCTTCCAAGGCTCCTCTTTTTCCCTCCGTCCCCTGAAG GGGGCGTGGGCCCGGTGCAGAAGTTTGTCACCTGGAGACTGAGACGCGGTAATTCATGCATCCCTTTACCAAGGCCTGGTTTACAGTAG